One genomic window of Xanthobacter dioxanivorans includes the following:
- the murD gene encoding UDP-N-acetylmuramoyl-L-alanine--D-glutamate ligase: protein MIPVTVFKDQTVALFGLGGSGLATAEALKAGGAHVIAYDDAEASRRKAGEADITVQDLRSIDWTIVRALVLAPGVPLTHPEPHWSVKLARGAGVEVIGDIELFCRERHAIARRSPFIAITGTNGKSTTTALITHILRVAGRDVQMGGNIGTAILSLAPPKPSRVHVVECSSYQIDLAPSLDPSVGVMLNVTPDHLDRHGTLENYAAVKERLVTGVEGTGTAVVGVDDTFSAAMADRAEQAGTHVVRVSVKRPLADGVWREGETLVVSEGGAERFRLPLGGIGSLRGAHNAQNAAAAYAACRAVGVAPEVIAVAMKRFPGLAHRMEEVANKGPVLFVNDSKATNADAAERALSSFKDIFWIVGGKPKMGGIAPLAPLFDRVVKAYLIGEAADDFAATLGAAVPHEIAGTLDTAVAAAARDAEASGRPEPVVLLSPACASFDQFPNFEVRGDAFRAAVKQVPGVEVRTKSTTPAAQKEPPKGAHPGAHPGGHPGGHPGGAPHGMGNPHGGGHPHGAGHPGKGHP from the coding sequence ATGATCCCCGTCACCGTCTTCAAGGACCAGACCGTCGCCCTTTTCGGGCTGGGCGGCTCCGGGCTCGCCACCGCCGAGGCGCTCAAGGCCGGCGGGGCGCATGTCATCGCCTATGACGATGCCGAAGCCTCCCGCCGCAAGGCCGGCGAGGCGGATATCACCGTCCAGGACCTCCGCTCCATCGACTGGACCATCGTCCGGGCCCTCGTCCTCGCGCCCGGCGTGCCACTGACGCATCCCGAGCCGCACTGGTCGGTGAAGCTCGCGCGCGGCGCGGGCGTCGAGGTCATCGGCGACATCGAATTGTTCTGCCGGGAGCGGCACGCCATCGCCCGGCGCTCGCCGTTCATCGCTATCACCGGCACCAACGGCAAGTCCACGACCACGGCGCTGATCACCCACATCCTGCGGGTGGCCGGGCGCGACGTGCAGATGGGCGGCAACATCGGCACCGCCATCCTGTCGCTGGCCCCGCCCAAGCCGAGCCGGGTGCACGTGGTGGAGTGCTCTTCCTACCAGATCGACCTTGCCCCCAGCCTCGACCCGTCCGTGGGCGTGATGCTCAACGTCACCCCCGACCATCTCGACCGGCATGGCACGCTGGAAAATTACGCGGCGGTCAAGGAACGCCTCGTCACCGGCGTCGAGGGCACCGGCACCGCCGTGGTGGGTGTCGACGACACCTTCTCCGCCGCCATGGCCGATCGCGCCGAGCAGGCCGGCACCCACGTGGTGCGCGTCTCGGTGAAGCGGCCGCTGGCGGACGGCGTCTGGCGCGAGGGCGAGACGCTGGTGGTGTCCGAGGGCGGCGCCGAGCGATTCCGCCTGCCGCTCGGCGGCATCGGCTCCCTGCGCGGGGCCCACAACGCCCAGAACGCCGCCGCCGCCTACGCCGCCTGCCGCGCCGTGGGCGTCGCCCCGGAGGTGATCGCGGTGGCCATGAAGCGCTTCCCCGGCCTCGCCCACCGCATGGAGGAAGTGGCCAACAAGGGCCCGGTGCTGTTCGTCAACGACAGCAAGGCCACCAATGCCGACGCGGCCGAGCGGGCGCTGTCGAGCTTCAAGGACATCTTCTGGATCGTCGGCGGCAAGCCCAAGATGGGCGGCATCGCACCGCTGGCCCCCCTGTTTGACCGGGTGGTGAAAGCCTACCTCATCGGCGAGGCGGCGGACGACTTCGCGGCGACTCTGGGCGCGGCGGTTCCCCACGAGATCGCCGGCACCCTCGACACCGCGGTGGCGGCGGCGGCCCGCGATGCGGAAGCCTCCGGCCGGCCCGAGCCGGTGGTCCTGTTGTCGCCGGCCTGCGCCAGCTTCGACCAGTTCCCCAATTTCGAGGTGCGCGGCGACGCCTTCCGCGCGGCGGTGAAGCAGGTGCCGGGGGTCGAGGTGCGCACGAAATCCACCACCCCCGCCGCCCAGAAGGAGCCGCCCAAGGGCGCACACCCAGGCGCGCACCCGGGCGGGCATCCCGGGGGCCACCCCGGCGGCGCGCCGCATGGCATGGGCAATCCCCATGGCGGCGGCCATCCCCATGGCGCGGGTCATCCGGGCAAAGGACATCCCTGA
- a CDS encoding YgaP family membrane protein, with product MSNVGGVDRVLRFIVGVALILVPFAAPAVPALAGLGNWAWVIGAVGLVMLLTAVFRFCPAYVPFGVNTCDTK from the coding sequence ATGAGCAATGTGGGTGGCGTCGACCGCGTGCTGCGGTTCATCGTCGGTGTCGCGCTGATCCTGGTGCCGTTCGCGGCGCCGGCCGTGCCGGCGCTGGCGGGTCTCGGCAACTGGGCCTGGGTGATCGGGGCGGTGGGGCTGGTGATGCTGCTCACCGCCGTGTTCCGCTTCTGCCCGGCCTATGTGCCGTTCGGGGTGAATACCTGCGACACCAAGTGA
- the mraY gene encoding phospho-N-acetylmuramoyl-pentapeptide-transferase, with product MLQWLTEFHASFSAFNVFRYITFRTGGAMVTALLFVFLFGPGMISTLRLKQGKGQPIRTDGPQSHLLTKKGTPTMGGLMILSGIVVATLLWANLSNPYVWVVLLVTLGFGLIGFYDDYLKVTKQTHNGLSGKARLAIEAVIAGAAVAVIMHVGKPGLSTSVAFPFFKDLLLNLGIFFAIFGMFVIVAAGNAVNLTDGLDGLAIVPVMIAAGSFGFIAYLAGNVVFADYLQINYVAGVGELAVVCGALMGAGLGFLWFNAPPAQVFMGDTGSLALGGLLGTVAVATKHEIVLAVIGGLFVLEAVSVIVQVVSFKLTGKRVFKMAPIHHHFEQLGWTEPQVVIRFWIVAVVLALAGLATLKLR from the coding sequence ATGCTCCAGTGGCTTACCGAGTTTCACGCGTCGTTTTCCGCGTTCAACGTCTTCCGCTACATCACCTTCCGCACCGGCGGCGCGATGGTCACCGCGCTGCTGTTCGTGTTCCTGTTCGGGCCGGGCATGATCTCCACGCTCCGCCTCAAGCAGGGCAAGGGCCAGCCGATCCGCACCGACGGGCCGCAGTCGCACCTTCTGACCAAGAAGGGCACGCCCACCATGGGCGGGCTGATGATCCTGTCGGGCATCGTCGTCGCCACCCTGCTGTGGGCGAACCTCTCCAACCCCTACGTCTGGGTGGTGCTGCTGGTGACGCTCGGCTTCGGCCTCATCGGCTTCTACGACGACTACCTGAAGGTGACCAAGCAGACCCACAACGGCCTGTCCGGCAAGGCCCGCCTCGCCATCGAGGCGGTGATCGCGGGGGCCGCGGTGGCGGTCATCATGCACGTGGGCAAGCCGGGGCTCTCCACCTCCGTCGCCTTCCCCTTCTTCAAGGACCTGCTGCTGAACCTCGGCATCTTCTTCGCCATCTTCGGCATGTTCGTCATCGTGGCGGCGGGCAATGCGGTGAACCTCACCGACGGGCTCGACGGCCTCGCCATCGTGCCGGTGATGATCGCGGCCGGCTCGTTCGGCTTCATCGCCTACCTCGCCGGCAACGTGGTGTTCGCCGACTACCTGCAGATCAACTACGTGGCCGGCGTCGGCGAGCTGGCGGTGGTGTGCGGCGCGCTGATGGGGGCTGGCCTCGGCTTCCTGTGGTTCAACGCGCCCCCGGCCCAGGTGTTCATGGGCGACACCGGCTCGCTGGCGCTGGGCGGCCTGCTCGGCACGGTGGCGGTGGCGACCAAGCACGAGATCGTGCTGGCGGTCATCGGCGGCCTGTTCGTGCTGGAGGCGGTGTCGGTGATCGTGCAGGTGGTTTCGTTCAAGCTCACCGGCAAGCGCGTGTTCAAGATGGCCCCCATCCACCACCATTTCGAGCAGCTCGGCTGGACCGAGCCGCAGGTGGTGATCCGCTTCTGGATCGTCGCCGTGGTGCTGGCGCTGGCCGGGCTGGCAACGCTGAAGCTCAGGTGA
- a CDS encoding UDP-N-acetylmuramoylalanyl-D-glutamyl-2,6-diaminopimelate--D-alanyl-D-alanine ligase, with protein sequence MSLSGRILHTVAEMAAAMGAEVRGTPADATGISIDSRTLAPGDAFFAIAGENSDGHAYVAKALAAGAALAVVSREKAGALPEDDLPEDAPLLVVDDVLAGLADLARASRARTSAQIVAVTGSVGKTTTKEALRIALGADGETHASAASYNNHWGVPLSLARLPREARYGVFEIGMNHPGEITPLVRLVRPHVAIVTTVEPVHIAQFSSIEEIADAKAEIFDGMEDGGAAVLNLDNPLFPRLKAAAQARGIERIVTFGSAEAADVRLKDVALQSYCSVGVADVMGTPVTFKVGMPGRHIVQNMLAVLAAAKLVGADLALAALALSRLKPPPGRGVPIRLQVKGGPATLLDESYNANPASMRAALDVLSRTPVGTRGRRIAVLGDMLELGPDGEAHHAGLAEAIKTAKIDQVYCCGPQMHALWQALPSERRGGYAIHATHLEPMVAVAIRAGDTLMVKGSNGSRMGPLVKSLSERFRAGEDALLEG encoded by the coding sequence ATGAGCTTGAGCGGTCGGATCCTCCACACCGTCGCAGAGATGGCGGCGGCGATGGGCGCGGAGGTGCGCGGCACACCCGCCGACGCCACCGGCATCTCCATCGACAGCCGGACGCTCGCGCCGGGCGACGCCTTCTTCGCCATCGCCGGCGAGAACAGCGACGGCCATGCCTATGTGGCGAAGGCGCTGGCCGCCGGCGCCGCGCTGGCGGTGGTGTCGCGCGAGAAGGCCGGCGCATTGCCCGAGGACGACTTGCCCGAGGACGCCCCGCTCCTGGTGGTGGATGATGTGCTCGCCGGCCTCGCCGACCTTGCCCGCGCCAGCCGGGCGCGCACCTCCGCGCAGATCGTGGCCGTCACCGGATCGGTGGGCAAGACCACCACCAAGGAGGCCCTGCGCATCGCCCTCGGCGCCGATGGCGAAACCCACGCCTCCGCCGCCTCCTACAACAATCACTGGGGCGTGCCGCTCTCCCTCGCCCGGCTGCCGCGCGAGGCGCGCTACGGCGTGTTCGAGATCGGCATGAACCATCCCGGCGAGATCACCCCGCTGGTCCGGCTGGTGCGCCCGCACGTGGCCATCGTCACCACCGTCGAGCCGGTGCACATCGCCCAGTTCTCCTCCATCGAGGAGATCGCCGACGCCAAGGCGGAGATCTTCGACGGCATGGAGGACGGCGGCGCGGCGGTGCTCAACCTCGACAATCCGCTGTTCCCCCGCCTGAAGGCGGCGGCACAGGCCCGCGGCATCGAACGCATCGTCACCTTCGGCTCCGCCGAGGCGGCGGACGTGCGGCTGAAGGATGTGGCGCTGCAGTCCTACTGCTCGGTGGGGGTGGCCGACGTGATGGGCACCCCGGTGACCTTCAAGGTGGGCATGCCCGGCCGGCACATCGTGCAGAACATGCTGGCGGTGCTCGCCGCGGCCAAGCTCGTGGGCGCCGATCTGGCGCTGGCCGCCCTGGCCTTGTCGCGGCTGAAGCCGCCGCCGGGGCGCGGGGTGCCGATCCGGCTGCAGGTGAAGGGCGGACCGGCGACGCTGCTGGACGAGAGCTACAACGCCAACCCCGCCTCCATGCGCGCCGCCCTCGACGTGCTGAGCCGCACCCCGGTGGGGACACGCGGACGGCGCATCGCGGTGCTCGGCGACATGCTGGAGCTGGGCCCGGACGGCGAGGCGCACCATGCCGGCCTCGCCGAGGCGATCAAGACGGCGAAGATCGACCAGGTCTATTGCTGCGGGCCGCAGATGCACGCCTTGTGGCAGGCCCTTCCCTCGGAACGGCGTGGCGGTTATGCCATCCACGCGACCCATCTCGAACCCATGGTGGCAGTGGCCATCAGGGCCGGGGACACGCTCATGGTGAAGGGATCCAACGGCAGCCGCATGGGTCCGCTGGTCAAAAGCCTCTCGGAGCGCTTCCGCGCCGGCGAGGACGCGCTGCTCGAAGGATAA